GCAGTGTATACAGCGCGGTCGTTCAAACCACCGGCCACACCCATGTTATCACCATTACCACGTTTGAAGTTAGCGAGGAAAGTACCTTGCCATGCACCACGGCGGCTATCACGCAAACCGTTTACGTTGTTTGTCCAGGCAAATACCTGTTTGTTGGTAATTAACTCCTCACCACGCTTTCCTTCTTTTTTGCTTGGGTTGGGGTTTTGACCAACCAGACCCATCGCAGCATATTCCCACTCAGCTTCTGTTGGGAGACGGTAGTTCGGTAACAGGATACCGTCTTCAAAAGTTACCTGAGTTCTTGGTGTACCGTTGGGGTTCTTTAAAGGGTTCTTTTTAGAACGAACCTGGTTACCGGGAGTAGGAGTAGTTAAACCAAGCAAATAAGCTTTGGTATTGAACGACTCGGCACCCTGGCCCTGCAGATTTTTCAGGGCTGTTTTATTGATAAAGCCTTTGTCGTATAAAGCTTTTTCGTTTACGCGGTCACTGCGCCATAAACAAAAGTCATGCGCCTGCCTCCAGGTTACACCTACTACAGGATAGTAGTTGTAAGAGGGGTGGCGGAAGTAGTATTCAACCAAAGGCTCGTTGTAAGCCAGCTCACTGCGCCATACCAGGGTATCGGGCAATGCGCCTTCTCTTACGGCTTTATATTCATCACCATCAAAAACCGTGTTTACCCAGTACAAATATTCACGGTAGTGAATGTTTGCAACCTCGGTACGGTCGATGTAAAATGAGTTTACTGTTTTACGGGTAGGAATGTTATTCCAATCGCCCATAACATCTTCTTCTGTGGCGCCCATGGTAAAGGTACCGCCCTGAACAAATACCAGTCCGGGACCAGTACGTTGTTCCTTCTCGCGGGATACCTGGTATCCGCCCATGTTTTTGTCATTGTAGTTCCAACCCGTAACGTCAGATTTCTCTTTCTTGTTGGACTTACAGGCAGTTACCGCGGCTGCGCAGGATAATACGATAAATAGGTTTTTCAAATTCATTTTGATGACTTTTGCCTTTAGTTCAATATGGTTAAACGCTAATGCATTTCAAATATTGTATCCTTTTTTGATTTGCTTTTCCACAAAAACTATAGGGATGGCGAATATACCGGTTTTTAGTAAAACAACCTGTTGCACAAGCGTTTTAGAACAGTTAAAATGCCAAAACCACTACGGGTTTTTATCGGTGTTTTCCACTATATTCAATAATTGAGCCGGGTACGTTGGGTGCAGGATTATTTTTTTCCCCGGTACAAGTTTCCGCCGGGTATCATGGTCCAAAATGAACTATTTTTGGCCAAATGCACGGCAGACCTTTTATCCACCTTATGATGGCGGGCATATTTGTCATGACCTTTCTGTTGGTTATGACTATGCCGGTTCACGCTCAACGTTCATATACGGCCAATTCTGTGTTGGCGATGGGTAATTGGTATAAAATAAGTACAACTTCTCCCGGCATCTACAAAATCGACCTCCCGTTCCTCACCTCCCTTGGCATAAATACGTCCGGACTCACCAGTTCGGGGGTAAAGCTGTATGGAAATGGCGGACAAATGTTGCCCGAAAAACCATTGAACACCGTAGCCGACGACCTGGTGGAAAACGCCATCTGGGTGGAAGATGGCGGCGATGGCCAGCTGAACGGGGCTGATTACATTCTTTTTTATGCCGCTGGTCCGCATGCCTGGACGAAGGACTCCCTCAACAAAACCTTTCACCATCAAAAGAATATATATAGCGATACTTCGTGGTACTACCTGGTTATTGGTCAGAATGGCAAACGGATAACTACCGCTGCTGTCACCGCTGCGCCGAATACTACCGTTACACAGGCCACCCGCAACTGGTTTTATGAATTGGATACGGTGAACCTGCTAAGCAGTGGCCGTCAATGGTATGGGGAAGAATATTCAACCAACGGCGGCAAGGCATTGACGCATACCTATGCGGTAAACATGCCCA
The Niastella koreensis GR20-10 genome window above contains:
- a CDS encoding SUMF1/EgtB/PvdO family nonheme iron enzyme, with translation MNLKNLFIVLSCAAAVTACKSNKKEKSDVTGWNYNDKNMGGYQVSREKEQRTGPGLVFVQGGTFTMGATEEDVMGDWNNIPTRKTVNSFYIDRTEVANIHYREYLYWVNTVFDGDEYKAVREGALPDTLVWRSELAYNEPLVEYYFRHPSYNYYPVVGVTWRQAHDFCLWRSDRVNEKALYDKGFINKTALKNLQGQGAESFNTKAYLLGLTTPTPGNQVRSKKNPLKNPNGTPRTQVTFEDGILLPNYRLPTEAEWEYAAMGLVGQNPNPSKKEGKRGEELITNKQVFAWTNNVNGLRDSRRGAWQGTFLANFKRGNGDNMGVAGGLNDRAVYTAPVTSFFPNSFGLYNMSGNVSEWTGDVYRPLSPTDNDDVSPYRGNHFQNVYKNKDGEFEKDSLGHVKTVYVTDEESKNRRNYQKGNVINYLDGDSIVAGVGYGEMDMDKNKAAGRGYGMTTLISDKSRVIKGGSWNDRPYWLSPGTRRFLEEDQGLSTVGFRCAMDRLGSPEGNGRKTGISYPTRRQNTRKR